The DNA segment aattttcaaaatatataaacagcCACAAGAGAGATATTAGGAGGGAAACAAGAATACCATGGCATTTCATTTGGACCAACTCTACTATGCTAGCAACCGAAAACCACCCAGCTTTAAAGCATGTACCATTAAGAGCACATGAGTTGACAAACAGCCATGATGTATTCTGATTCAGAAGTTGTACATTAAGAAAGAAACTATCGTAGCTCAAAAGCGACAAGCTAGATGTAGGATGTTTAGCATTCATGCAGTATTTGGACTGCTAGAAACTCCAAAATCTTCAGGAACAAAATGCTTCTCTTGGAAGCATGATCaggaaaaatatatttctttacaAATCATGGTATCAGTAGCAGGttgagagaagaaagaaaaattgcACTATCTTTTTCCTGATGACACACCTGATAGTTTTCTGGTTCTGGAAGAGCCTTCATAAGATTAAGGGACATCTGAAGTTCAGGAAGTTGGCATACTTTTGGCTTGCTTTTAAGTGGAAACTATTTGCTGTGGTTACAATGCCTATTTAGGGTGGGATCAGCATGATCTACCAACCTTATCCATTCCGGCTCTGTGATTTTGATTTCTgatttttctcaataaaaatgAAGTTATCCACcttttaaaaaaaaggaaaaagcaaGCAAATGCTGCAATGAAAATTATTCTGCTTTTTCTTAACAGCTTTTTGTTAGAATATTAGCAACGCTTAAGTATAATGAGTCATGCCAAATATGTCTGAAACAACAAAATTACAATCTTTTGACAAAGGATTCTAACAAATCAACCAGATATAAGAATGTGACTGAATAATAACTTTAATTCGTCACATAAAACTTCAATGCTCCTCTTCAAAGTTAAAAACTTGGAACTTCATTAAGGAAAAAGTAAATTCAACAGAATCATGTTGTGTTGCACAATCTCAAGGATAATAGGATTGTTATCAACACACATGCTGAATAATTAAATCCAAAATCACTTCAATTATCAATTATGCCATGTGATTATGATTCTACTAATGATACTTCAAGCAGCATTGCCAGGAATTAATGATAATAATGTTCTGAAGTATAAACAACTTCCAGAAACTAGAAAGTTTTCACAAATTTGCCTAGGGGAAATAAATGCCGAAACTAATTCTAAATGTGTTTTCGGAAGAATTTAACAAATGATGACATAAAATTATTCATGTCACTGAATCAGACACCTTGTAAACTTGCTAAGTTCTAGAGTTAAAACCAATGTGCTAATGGTAAATATATAAACTTACGCTTCAAATTCTTTTGAATCTCATCCCATGTAAGATTGAAGGTGAAAATTCCAGGAGTATTCTGAATCTCTGGAATACTGGATAAACGAGAAGCAAAGGGTGACTTAGTGACTGTAGTATCAACTATGAGGTCAATAGAGCTCATGCATATAGCAATTCCATCTTGTGTTACTTGAACAGGGCAGTCAATGAAATCTGCACCATCATCAACTGCTTTCTGGTAAGACAAATCAGTACAGTCTGGATAGTCTCCACTAGCCCCATTGTGTGAGATGATTAATGGCTTTCCTGAAAACATAAAGTAACTTAAAGAATCAGGACAAATCCAAGTCATTAAGTGACAAATACTTCCAGCAAAATACTGGCAACCCAAAGAACTAGCAATTGAATTTAGTCAGCATACCATGATCGATGACACTTTTGTTTATATGAGAAAAACAACCTGCAATAATTGAAATATCCATCAATAAGatgtataataaaaatatctacaTTAGTAGTCAGATTGGCAGCAAATTGGGCTATACAATGAAACAACCATGCCAGATTAAAGAGGAGACAGAAAGCTTTCTACAGATAGGCTAACATAAGCACTTTACATTAGTCAGTCAGAATCTAACTCACAAAATGTTTCATAATTGAGAACGAAAATACTTGATCACCAAAAAACTTCCAACAGAAACCAAAATTGTTCTCACCATGATATTACAGAATTTGGTAACTGTTATTGCGGTCTTTGAATATAGCTTTCCGTCTATCTCTTTGTTGAAGTCCATATAATTATTTTTGCTATTTAGAGTAAAGTAGCTAGTATTACAGCCTTAAAAAGAATATATGACTCTTTCTGCAATTGTAGAGCTTATCCAAAAGACTTTTGGACAAACTGCTGAAACAAAGGAGTTACAGACGTAGCTGCTATTGTGTAGGACCTtttaaacaaaagaagaaaaaaaaaactatcacaGTCCAAAAGTAATTAAAACCCCTGAATCAATTATCAGATAGTGTATCACCACCTGTGCATTATTAACGTTTAACATCGCCTAAAGAAAGGCACAATTATCTAGCTAAAAAATAAGGGCTTTTAAAGTAGAAAGCATGAACAATTTtctgttatattatttttttataaaaaagctAAAATTTATCACCGGAGATTGTATATTTATTTCTTCCAGCTGTTAATTTTATACAATTCATGATGACCATGTAGCTAGTTATATTTTTACTATACCATGGGACAGTTTCATTTGTTCTGAACTCAAAATATAAAGGTGAATTTTAGATTCAACAACACAGGCCAATATTTAACAGTCAGAGTTCAAGTTGTGGTATTGGTGTGATACTGCAACTGATGATTCTTTCAAAAAGGAAGAGAGATACTGCAAAGTGATTACATAACCAAGGAACAACCTATATCAGCATGCAGTCTATATCAGTAATATGATCTGCAACATTATCAATGCCAAGAAGAAAGGTCTCAATAAGAATTTTATCAGAAGCAATCTGTGACAGTAATTTGTTTAATAAAACGATTAGTTACTGCATGTGGAACATCCTATTGCAAATTATCAGCTTATTGTGGTACCTATGGAGATGATAAAGTAGGAATATTCCTGTAACAAATGCTGATGTTATCATGTCTAAACAAGGAAGAGTAGGTTACCTATTGCCTCTGATGGAGTTATAGGGAAATCAGTCACCACACCATCAACAGAGAATACACCATTGTCGACAAAATAAACGTATTCAGCTAACGGGTCATAGCTATAGTTGTAGCTGAAAGTGTTATCATTTGCAAAATCTGCTGcataaatttccaaccccaatttATGGGCATCGTCGACAATGGATGTATAGGGTAGTAGATAATTATCAGCTGTTACTGGCCAAATGTAACTTTTTGGAACAAGGATACCGGAGACAAATGTTTTGATATATGTAAGATTGTTCAGCAGAGAACCATACGTTTGACTTGTAGAAGGTTCAGAAATATCTTTGCCAAGAAAGCGAAACACGAGCTTTGTGTCACTGTTGCTAAAATCTGCAGCTATACTGCTAAGGAAAGCCAGTTCAGGAGAGGAAAGGTAGTTCACGGGGACACGTTTTGATACAGAAAGTACATATTCTGTCATGCTCAAGTTATGTTGACTGTAGAAAATATCATGCTGCAATCAAACGTGAAACATTAGTTTGGAAGCAACCGAATCAAACTATGATAAATGAAGAATGCATGACATGTTACTGAAACCAATGTTCTACCTGTATATTTAACCAAAGACCAGGTGGCTCAAAATTTGTCACCACATCCTCAACAGCAAGTATGGCATAATTGTTAAAGTCAAATCTAAAGGTTCGAGAATAAATTGATTGTGTCACTGCAAAGAAGAAAAATGATGGTCAGAATGCGATCCGACATATAGATGTACTACAGAAATCAAAACTTGTTTACATTACCGAAGTATTTAACTACaaccaaataatatttattcaacAATCAGAAGTAATTTGTGATTTAAACCATAATTGGAGGTACATGCAGAGAGTTTAAATTCCTTGGATTATTTTTAACACATGCCTTTTTAGTGATAATGCATGTTCatatgaaaaacaaaaaaataatgacCTTCGTCCATTGCATGCATTCTACTTCATCATAATTTTAGTTATGTGCTTATATCCATACATTCTAAGCAATCTTTACATCTTGTATCTGATAAAGACAGACAATGAGAACAAATTGTTGCTTACCAGCAACAGTCGATAGCTCCTGTATGCTATAATCCACAGAGAACCAGCCTGTTGTATTCACACCATTGACAAGGTAAACGTTCTGCCCATTCGGGTAGATATTTGAGATATCAGTGCAATTATCTAGTTTTATATCCGGCAGACAAATCCCAAGACCATCTTTTGTTAATCGTACATCACACCACAAAATTGTATCAGGTGAACTAGCGATAAGCGCAAAACTGTAAGCATCATGACTGGAATCAGGAAATAATCCCGAAAAGCCACCCTTAGCTACAATTGCTGGGGCATTACCTGCAATATGGAAACCACTTAGCTTTCATGACAGAACACTGAAGCATGAAAAGCTCCAACGAGATAGCATTATTaggaagacaaagtccttcaagtCCAACCAATCGATCTCAAATTGATCTGCTTATAAAAGATTCCAAAGATGAATGCCTTATTCATATTGTGAAGAGACCTCTAAAAACCAAGAAACAGTTACTGACATATAAAAGCTGAGAAGATTCACATCAGAAATTAACACGCTTATCTACTCAAAAAAAGGATTATTCAAGAAAAAGCATTTACAAAAAATAGAGCGTAAAAAGGCTGAAATTTCTGATCAAAACGATTCTAAAGATAGAAGCCCTGTTCACATTGCGAAGAGAACTTTAGAGACCGAGAAACATTTACTGGCATTCCAAAAGCTGAAAGGATTCACGTCAGAAACTAATGCGCTTATTTACTCAAAGAACAAATTTTCAAGAAGATAGCTTTACAAAATCAGATTTTGATTATTCATAGAACATATAACAATCCCTGACCTCGATCAATGGAGGAAAAGTCCATCTTTCTTAACGAAGAAGGTAAAGAAAAAAGTAATCGAGGGCATAAAACATCCCGATGGGTAATGCAAAGacggggagagagaaagagagagtaccGGTCAGTGTCAGCCAAGCTGAGGCATTACGGGCGATGACCGTAACCTGCTGCAAGAAGAGGAACGCTGCCACAAGGATGGAGGAAACCCTTCCCACCGAACTCGTCCTTCCCATTGCCATCGGCTCAAACACAGCAAACAACCAGCAAGACAAGCTACAGATGCTGTGACAGGAAGTAGGGAGATGGTTTGTGCAATTTCCAATGtatccgatatatatatatatatatatatatatattaaatgtgtCTCTTGTGAAATGGTAGAAGAACATTAAGCGGAAGGAAGAGACGAAGAGCGCTACATGTCttcgagctatatatgattttgtCGGCTTGCTTATGGCGGCGGCTGAAGGCGGCGCGTTGTATTgttctgtttctttttctttgattagTACTCTATGCACATATTTTTATCACCTTGAttacaaagattaatctttgattgTGATCATAGTTTATTCTCCTTCAAATAGTTTGATGTCATAATTTTTCTTGCATCGTGTACATTTATGTCATCCTCGgaatttgt comes from the Musa acuminata AAA Group cultivar baxijiao chromosome BXJ2-8, Cavendish_Baxijiao_AAA, whole genome shotgun sequence genome and includes:
- the LOC103996251 gene encoding glycerophosphodiester phosphodiesterase GDPDL3-like, whose translation is MAMGRTSSVGRVSSILVAAFLFLQQVTVIARNASAWLTLTGNAPAIVAKGGFSGLFPDSSHDAYSFALIASSPDTILWCDVRLTKDGLGICLPDIKLDNCTDISNIYPNGQNVYLVNGVNTTGWFSVDYSIQELSTVAVTQSIYSRTFRFDFNNYAILAVEDVVTNFEPPGLWLNIQHDIFYSQHNLSMTEYVLSVSKRVPVNYLSSPELAFLSSIAADFSNSDTKLVFRFLGKDISEPSTSQTYGSLLNNLTYIKTFVSGILVPKSYIWPVTADNYLLPYTSIVDDAHKLGLEIYAADFANDNTFSYNYSYDPLAEYVYFVDNGVFSVDGVVTDFPITPSEAIGCFSHINKSVIDHGKPLIISHNGASGDYPDCTDLSYQKAVDDGADFIDCPVQVTQDGIAICMSSIDLIVDTTVTKSPFASRLSSIPEIQNTPGIFTFNLTWDEIQKNLKPIISNPESKYQLVRNPRYTNAGSFMRLSDFLAYAKDKPLGGVLISVEYAAFMAEQLGFSVIDMVISALSDAGHNEQTALEVMILSTNSSVLVEFRQKTKFKLVYKIDESIRDAVASSIVEIKEFADAVAIDRQSVYPVTQQFTTRQTDIVSKLQNAGLAVYVYLFQNEFVAQPWDFFSDATVEINTYVQGAGVDGIITDFPATASTYKRNSCRKMGKNAPSYMSPAQGGGLLQLISPQSLPPALSPMPVLDVSDVVEPPLPPVAPKLALNPAAADIAPSPSQLSGTLRLISSLFVSLALACVSLLLL